AACTCGATCTTCTACGGCGAGAAGCTGCTGACCACCAAGAACCCGCAGGCCGAGAAGGACATGCAACTGTTCGCACGTCTGGGCATCAAGCCCGAGGAGCGCGAGGAGCACGCCGACGAAGTGCACCAGGCTGCCATCGAGCAGGCGCTGGTGGAACAACGCGACTCCCAGCTGTTCTATAACGCGGCTTCGGCCTGATCGCTTTTAATGTAGGAACGAGGGGGACGCCTAGTCCTTGCTCGCGAACCGCCTGGCACCCTGAGCCTCCGGGGAGCAATGTTCGCGAGCAAGCTCGCTCCTACAGGTTCTCCTTTCGGAGTACCGCCGCCGCTTTGGGGTTGCGTATGTCTTTCGATCTCGCCGCCCGCCTGGCCCAGCGCCAGGCGGAGGACCTTTACCGCCGCCGCCCGCTGCTGGAATCCCCGCAGGGGCCGGATGTGCTCATCGATGGCCGGCCGATGCTGGCCTTCTGTTCCAATGACTACCTGGGCCTGGCCAATCACCCCGAAGTGATCGCCGCCCTGCGCGCCGGCGCCGAGCGCTGGGGCGTGGGCGGTGGCGCCTCGCACCTGGTCAACGGCCACTGCGGGCCGCACCACGAGCTGGAGCTGGCGCTCGCCGAGTTCACCGGCCGTCCGCGCGCGCTGCTGTTCTCCACTGGCTACATGGCCAACCTCGGCACCGTCACCGCCCTGGCGGGCAAGGGTGATAGCGTGCTGGAAGACCGCCTCAACCATGCCTCGCTGCTGGATGCCGGCCTGCTCTCCGGCGCGCGCTTCTCGCGCTACCTGCACAACGACGCCGCCAGCCTCGCCGCGCGCCTGGACAAGGCCGAAGGCAGCACCCTGGTGGTGACCGACGGCGTGTTCAGCATGGACGGCGACCTGGCCGACCTGCCCAGCCTTTGCGCGACGGCCCGAAAGCGGGGTGCCTGGGTGATGGTGGACGATGCCCACGGCTTCGGCCCGCTCGGGGCGAACGGCGGCGGCATCGTCGAACATTTCGGTCTGGGCATGGACGACGTGCCCGTGCTGGTCGGCACCCTCGGCAAGGCCTTCGGCACCGCCGGCGCCTTCGTCGCGGGCAGCGAGGAACTGATCGAGACGCTGATCCAGTTCGCCCGCCCCTACATCTACACCACCAGCCAGCCGCCGGCGGTGGCCTGCGCCACGCTGAAAAGCCTGGAGCTGCTGCGCGCCGAGAACTGGCGCCGCGACCATCTCAATGCCCTCATCGCACGCTTCCGCTCGGGGGCCGAAGCCATCGGCCTGCGCCTGATGGACAGCCCGACGCCGATCCAGCCGATCCTCATCGGCGGTAGCCGCCAGGCAATGGCCTTGTCGGCGGAGCTGCGCGAGCGCGGCATCCTGGTCGGTGCGATCCGTCCGCCGACCGTGCCGGCCGGCACCGCGCGCCTGCGTGTGACGCTCTCCGCGCTGCACAGCGAAGCGCAGGTCGATCACCTGCTGGTGGCGCTCGCGGAAAGCTGGCAGCGCGTGTCGTCTAGCCTTCTGGCAGAGATCGATGCCGAGGAGGGCGACGATGCGTGACCAACTGATCCTGCTGCCGGGCTGGGGCCTGGGCAGCGCGCCGCTGGAGCCGCTGCGCGATGCGCTGCTGGAACAGGCACCGCACCTGAACGTACAGATCGAGCCGCTGCCGACCGATGCCGACCCCAACGCCTGGCTCGACGAGCTGGACGACAACGTCCCCCACGATGCCTGGATCGCCGGCTGGTCGCTGGGCGGCATGCTCGCCGCCGAGCTGGCCGCGCGGCGTGGCGAATCCTGCCGCGGGCTGGTCACCCTGGCCAGCAACCCCTGTTTCCGCCGCCGCGAGGATTGGTCCGAGGCGATGGCGGGCGAGGTGTTCGAGGACTTCTTCGAAGCCTTCCTGCTGGAGCCGCAGCTGGTGCGCAAGCGTTTCACCCTGCTGGTCGCCCAGGGCGCGCGCGATGCCCGAACCCTGGCGCGGCAGCTACAGGTGGCGCTGCCGCAACTGGATGCCGCTGGGCTGACCGCCGGCCTGCAACTGCTCGGCCAGCTCGATGCCCGCCCCGCCCTGGGGCGCTACCCCGGTCCGCAACTGCACCTGTTCGCCGACAACGACGCCCTGGTGCCGGCGAGCGCAGCCGATGCCCTGCTGGAGTGGCTGCCGGACATCGAGGTCGCCCGGATGGCCGGCGCCAGCCACGGCCTGCCGCTGGAGCAGCCGGACGAGGTAGCTGGCGCCATCCTGAGATTCATCCACGAGGGCGACGATGCCTGACTGCAGTCATAGCGTGCTGCCTGACAAGCGCCAGGTCGCCGCGTCCTTCTCCCGCGCCGCGCAGACCTACGATGCGGTGGCCGACCTGCAACGCGCGGTCGGCTCGCAGCTGTTGCGGCGATTGCCGGGCGAGCTGGCACCGCAGTGCTGGACCGACCTGGGCAGCGGCACCGGTTACTTCACCCGCGTCCTGGCGGCTCACTATCCACAGGCCCGGGGCCTGGCCATCGATATCGCCGAAGGCATGCTGCGTCATGCCCGCGAGCTGGGCGGCGCGGAACATTTCATTGGCGGAGACGCCGAGCATCTGCCGCTGCGTGACGGCGCCTGCGACCTGCTGTTCTCCAGCCTGGCGCTGCAATGGTGCGCGGATCTGCCGTCGGTGCTGGGCGAGGCGCGGCGAGTGCTGCGTCCGAACGGCGTGCTGGCGTTCAGCAGCCTGTGCATCGGCACGTTGGGCGAATTGCGCAAGAGCTGGGAGGCGGTGGACGGTTTCGTCCATGTGAACCGCTTCCGCGCGTTCGAGGACTACCAGCGGCATTGCGCGGACAGTGGGCTGGAGGTGCTTGAACTGCGCACCGAAGACCGCGTCCTGCATTTTCCCGATCTGCGCAACCTGACCCACGAACTCAAGGCGCTCGGCGCGCACAACCTCAACCCTGGTCGTCCCGACGGACTGACCGGGCGCGAGCGGGTGCGCGCGCTGATCGCCGCCTATGAACGATTCCGCCAGCCCCAGGGGCTGCCGGCGACCTACCGGGTGGTCTACGCCGTCCTGCGCAAGAACTGAATCCTGTAGGAGCGAGCTTGCTCGCGAACCCGCCCAGCTCTGGTGCTGCCGGTGAGTCCCGTTCGCGAGCAAGCTCGCTCCTACGAAGAGCATCAGAGGAACGCCATGTCCCACGCCTACTTCATCACCGGCACCGACACCGAAATCGGCAAGACCACCATCGCCGCCGGCCTGCTGCATGCGGCGCGGCTGGCCGGACTGTCCACGGCGGCGGCCAAGCCGGTGGCGTCCGGTTGCGAGCGGACGCCCGAAGGGCTGCGCAATGAGGACGCGCTGGCGCTGCTGAGCGAATGCAGCCTGCCGCTGGCCTACGACCAGGTGAACCCATTCGCCTTCCAGCCAGCCATCGCACCACACCTTGCCGCGCGGGAGAAGGGCGTGAAGCTGCAGGTCGGGTCGCTGGCCCCGGCCGTGCGCTCGGTGCTGCAGCTGGGCGCCGACTTCTCGGTGGTGGAAGGCGCGGGCGGCTGGCGGGTGCCGCTGTCGGGCGAGGAGAGCCTGTCGGACCTGGCGATCGCCCTCGGCCTGCCGGTGATCCTGGTGGTCGGCGTGCGCCTGGGCTGCATCAACCACGCGGTGCTCAGTGCCGAGGCGATCCAGCGCGACGGTCTGCAACTGGCCGGCTGGGTGGCGAACATCGTCGACCCCAACACCTCGCGCCTGGAGGAGAATCTGGCGACTCTGGCCGAACGGCTGCCGGCGCCCTGCATCGGCCGCGTGCCGCGGCTGTCGCCCGCGACACCCGCGGCGGTGGCGGCGCACCTGGACCTGAGCATCCTCGATCTGTAACGACACCTGGCCGGGCGGGTGGAAGTCTGCTTGAATGGTGGCCATTGGCTGTCTTTGTCCTGGGAGACGCACGATGGAAATCTCCGGTAATGCATTTGCCGCGGCCCTGGGTTCGGTCCAGGCCGGCCAGCGCCGCGTCGACCAGGCTGGCGCCGAGATCGCCGGCAACGCCTCCAGCGCCGTCCTGGCCGATCACCTGATGGACCTGCGCCGCGGCCAGCATGAGGTCGAGGCTGGCGCCAAGGTCATCCAGGCCGCCGACGAAACGCTCGGCACCCTCATCGATATCCGCGCCTGACGGCCACTTTCCTCGCGTATGTTCTTCTCATCCCACCGGCTGTCCTCGCGACGCGCCGGCCGCTCTGGCATGGGCTTTAATCAATGGCAGGACGGTGGCGCGAAAGCCCTCCGGCGGTTGCCTTGCTAGCGTGACCGGGCGGTCAGTCTGCGTGCTTGACAAGGGTATGGCGTAAACGTATGTTTCAAACGCCTGTTTGACTGTCGGGATGCGTGCGCGCACCGACTGGGCGGCCGGGAACGATCCCGCACTGCGACCGCAACTACCGGTCGCCCATTCACCAGAACCCTTCGTAGAGGTTTACCGCTATGCCTGATTACAAGGCCCCCTTGCGTGATATCCGTTTCGTTCGCGACGAGCTGCTGGGCTACGAAGCGCACTACCAGAACCTGCCGGGCGCCCAAGACGCCACCCCGGACATGGTCAATGCCATCCTCGAAGAGGGTGCGAAGTTCTGCGAACAGGTGATCGCTCCGCTGAACCGCGTTGGCGACCTGGAAGGCTGCAAGTGGAGCCCGGAAGGCGTGAAGACCCCGACCGGCTTCAAGGAGGCCTACCAGCAGTTCGTCGAAGGCGGCTGGCCGAGTCTGGCCCATGACGTCGAGCATGGCGGTCAGGGTCTGCCCGAATCCCTCGGCATGGCCATCAGCGAGATGGTTGGCCAGGCCAACTGGTCCTGGGGCATGTACCCGGGCCTGTCCCACGGCGCCATGAACACCCTGCACGCCCACGGCACCCCGGAACAGCAGCAGGCTTACCTGACCAAGCTGGTTTCCGGCGAGTGGACCGGCACCATGTGCCTGACCGAGCCGCATTGCGGCACCGACCTGGGTATGCTGCGCACCAAGGCCGAGCCGCAGGCCGACGGCACCTACAAGATCACCGGCACCAAGATCTTCATCTCCGCTGGCGAACACGACATGGCCGACAACATCGTCCACATCGTGCTGGCCCGTCTGCCCGACGCCCCGCAGGGCACCAAGGGCATCTCGCTGTTCATCGTGCCGAAGTTCCTGCCCAATGCCGAAGGCGGCGTAGGCGAGCGCAACGCCGTTTCCTGCGGCTCCATCGAGCACAAGATGGGCATCCACGGCAACGCCACCTGCGTGATGAACTTCGACGCCGCCACCGGCTTCCTGATCGGCCCGCCGAACAAGGGC
This Pseudomonas sp. ATCC 13867 DNA region includes the following protein-coding sequences:
- the bioF gene encoding 8-amino-7-oxononanoate synthase, which produces MSFDLAARLAQRQAEDLYRRRPLLESPQGPDVLIDGRPMLAFCSNDYLGLANHPEVIAALRAGAERWGVGGGASHLVNGHCGPHHELELALAEFTGRPRALLFSTGYMANLGTVTALAGKGDSVLEDRLNHASLLDAGLLSGARFSRYLHNDAASLAARLDKAEGSTLVVTDGVFSMDGDLADLPSLCATARKRGAWVMVDDAHGFGPLGANGGGIVEHFGLGMDDVPVLVGTLGKAFGTAGAFVAGSEELIETLIQFARPYIYTTSQPPAVACATLKSLELLRAENWRRDHLNALIARFRSGAEAIGLRLMDSPTPIQPILIGGSRQAMALSAELRERGILVGAIRPPTVPAGTARLRVTLSALHSEAQVDHLLVALAESWQRVSSSLLAEIDAEEGDDA
- a CDS encoding alpha/beta fold hydrolase produces the protein MRDQLILLPGWGLGSAPLEPLRDALLEQAPHLNVQIEPLPTDADPNAWLDELDDNVPHDAWIAGWSLGGMLAAELAARRGESCRGLVTLASNPCFRRREDWSEAMAGEVFEDFFEAFLLEPQLVRKRFTLLVAQGARDARTLARQLQVALPQLDAAGLTAGLQLLGQLDARPALGRYPGPQLHLFADNDALVPASAADALLEWLPDIEVARMAGASHGLPLEQPDEVAGAILRFIHEGDDA
- the bioC gene encoding malonyl-ACP O-methyltransferase BioC, translating into MPDCSHSVLPDKRQVAASFSRAAQTYDAVADLQRAVGSQLLRRLPGELAPQCWTDLGSGTGYFTRVLAAHYPQARGLAIDIAEGMLRHARELGGAEHFIGGDAEHLPLRDGACDLLFSSLALQWCADLPSVLGEARRVLRPNGVLAFSSLCIGTLGELRKSWEAVDGFVHVNRFRAFEDYQRHCADSGLEVLELRTEDRVLHFPDLRNLTHELKALGAHNLNPGRPDGLTGRERVRALIAAYERFRQPQGLPATYRVVYAVLRKN
- the bioD gene encoding dethiobiotin synthase, yielding MSHAYFITGTDTEIGKTTIAAGLLHAARLAGLSTAAAKPVASGCERTPEGLRNEDALALLSECSLPLAYDQVNPFAFQPAIAPHLAAREKGVKLQVGSLAPAVRSVLQLGADFSVVEGAGGWRVPLSGEESLSDLAIALGLPVILVVGVRLGCINHAVLSAEAIQRDGLQLAGWVANIVDPNTSRLEENLATLAERLPAPCIGRVPRLSPATPAAVAAHLDLSILDL